The Leptospira brenneri genomic sequence ATGATTTCGCGAACGAGAGTGGGTTCACCGATATATAAAAAATATGAGATTAATTCTAAATTATCTTTGGAATTCCAAATGAACTTTTCTAGAGTTTTGGCCGGAATCTGAGAAAATGCGGAAAACCCAATTTTGAATGTAACTCTATCTTGTAAAAATGCCTCGAGTTTTTCCTTTGCAATACAATCTTCGTTTATATCTTGTTTTGCGAATGATAGCCTGCAGCTGGGGGGGCAGGCTTCATAAAGAGATGTACCGAGGAAACATTTTGGCATGGTTTATTGTAATAATTCTCCACAATCTCTCATTTCTGGAGCATAGGGGTTTTTTACTTCTCTTCCTGTCATTAACCAAGATTTATCAACCATGGGACAGTAAAATCGATTGTACTGAGATTGGTTTGGTACTTCGGTTTTGATTTGAATCAATATTTCTTGAATTTTGGAAATTTTTTCATAACTCGATTCTAAATCACTTCCCGTAGTAGGAAGGAGTGGGCGGAGAGATTCCGTCCAGGTCTTTAATTTTGGATGTCCACTGGTCGCGAGTGTATCGAGTACCTCTGAAAAAGTTTTCCAGTTGGGTTTTGGATCCTCTTTTAGATATTCTTCGAGAAGGATTTGGTTCTCCGCTAGGAGTTTTGCTGCGAGATTCTCGTGGGCAGTTTCGAAAGGAATCACCTCTTCTTTACAGGAAAGGGTAAAAATGGCGAAAACGATGAGTGAAATCCGAAATACATTCATATTTTGATTCTTTTTTCCTAACTGGGAATTGAAATTCAATTTTTAGTTTCGAGTTTGTGATGGGACATTGCTTTTTTCTCGACAAAGCCGGTTTTTCAAGCATGATGACAGAAAAGTTCACGAAGGTGTAATTCCATTATGATTATTGTAGAAGGCATTGGCCACGTCAGTATCCCCGTCTCCCAACTCGACACCTCTATCGATTTTTACCGGGACATTTTTGACTTCGAAGTGGAGACAAAGAAGGCTACTGAGGCAATCCTATCTCTGGATTCCTTCCGTATCCGATTGGTAAAAGCAGAAGTTTCAGACCGCTCTCTTCCTCTCCTTAGTTTTGTGATGGATGTGGATGATTTCACTGAAGCCATCAGCGAACTTGAGGAAAAGAACGTAAAGATCATCAAAGGACCAGAAGGAACCGATTCTGGAGAGAGTCTCACCTTCGCAGATCCGAGCCAAAACTTAATTGAGATCTTCTATTCCAATT encodes the following:
- a CDS encoding DUF3347 domain-containing protein, with product MNFNSQLGKKNQNMNVFRISLIVFAIFTLSCKEEVIPFETAHENLAAKLLAENQILLEEYLKEDPKPNWKTFSEVLDTLATSGHPKLKTWTESLRPLLPTTGSDLESSYEKISKIQEILIQIKTEVPNQSQYNRFYCPMVDKSWLMTGREVKNPYAPEMRDCGELLQ
- a CDS encoding VOC family protein — its product is MIIVEGIGHVSIPVSQLDTSIDFYRDIFDFEVETKKATEAILSLDSFRIRLVKAEVSDRSLPLLSFVMDVDDFTEAISELEEKNVKIIKGPEGTDSGESLTFADPSQNLIEIFYSN